A DNA window from Engystomops pustulosus chromosome 6, aEngPut4.maternal, whole genome shotgun sequence contains the following coding sequences:
- the LOC140065950 gene encoding uncharacterized protein, whose translation MSYFFTFLRPYAPLKSMGTYKIRVTYVVATVCCRIYVLYLGIPGTRGGEGRTFLGVRSNMAYVQMERLLALVQAHPILWDKRLEDFHNRALKHKKWEEITAILLPDEWASSSTRERASLVKKVSTRWVSARDQYKREKSEKGRSGSGKLHKKPYLYTSFMRFLDPVMDVGETADNLEESASMQTGEDVLEESFEEQAEDLSTPQPPSTPPPPPPPMRSRRRRQLGVSSLSIAAEREVLDQLRRRRDESAEDICMRSMVQDLQGVHEDDRMNCRVAMMAVLQIFQKGTPKDKSEVALFLERRRQHVGGLLPPSPPPSTRYPAMAPVFHGPYEGSSAMASHGQATSGPYTRELYEL comes from the exons atgtcctattttttcacgttcTTGCGGCCGTatgccccattgaagtctatgggaacgtataaaatacgggtgacATACGTTGTGgccaccgtatgctgccgtatatacgttctgTATCTAGGAATACCAGGAactaggggaggggaggggaggacttTCCTGGGAGTCAGAAGCAACATGGCTTATGTGCAGATGGAGAGGCTCCTGGCTCTGGTGCAAGCGCACCCTATCCTATGGGATAAGCGTTTGGAAGACTTCCACAACCGTGCCCTCAAGCACAAAAAGTGGGAGGAGATAACTGCAATACTGTTGCCGGACGAATGGGCTAGTAGCAGTACCCGGGAACGTGCATCTCTTG taaaaaaggTCTCCACACGATGGGTCTCAGCAAGAGACCAATATAAGAGGGAAAAGTCGGAGAAAGGGCGAAGTGGCAGTGGAAAACTGCACAAGAAACCGTACCTTTACACAAGTTTCATGCGGTTTTTGGATCCGGTGATGGACGTTGGAGA aacTGCGGATAATTTAGAGGAATCTGCCTCTATGCAGACTGGGGAAGATGTGTTGGAGGAGTCCTTTGAGGAGCAGGCAGAGGATCTATCCACACCTCAACCTCCatctacaccaccaccaccaccaccgccgATGCGTTCGCGTAGAAGGAGGCAGCTGGGAGTGTCAAGTCTCAGTattgctgctgagagggaggtctTGGATCAGTTGAGGAGGAGGCGCGATGAATCGGCGGAGGACATCTGCATGCGCTCCATGGTGCAAGACCTGCAAGGAGTTCATGAGGATGACAGAATGAACTGCAGGGTAGCCATGATGGCTGTCCTGCAGATTTTTCAAAAGGGCACACCGAAGGACAAGTCCGAGGTGGCTCTTTTTTTGGAAAGACGGCGGCAGCATGTGGGTGGACTGCTACCTCCAAGCCCACCTCCATCCACCAGATACCCTGCCATGGCCCCTGTGTTCCATGGGCCCTACGAAGGCTCTTCAGCCATGGCTTCTCATGGCCAAGCAACATCTGGTCCATACACAAGAGAGCTGTATGAACTCTAA